The Strix uralensis isolate ZFMK-TIS-50842 chromosome 16, bStrUra1, whole genome shotgun sequence genome has a window encoding:
- the BHLHA15 gene encoding class A basic helix-loop-helix protein 15, producing MKTKTNRKKQRHTVDKEAFSEEPAMRRKELVKCLRRKERRNGGNKESSKIATARAKHPWSSKDRHLRRLESNERERQRMHKLNNAFQALREVIPHVRAENKLSKIETLTLAKNYIKSLTSIILNMSNGHFPAAEGMGGAWGSKMYQHYQQQHGDDDHEEHLQKYSTNS from the coding sequence ATGAAGACTAAAACCAACCGAAAGAAGCAAAGGCATACTGTTGACAAAGAAGCATTTTCTGAGGAGCCAGCAATGAGAAGAAAAGAACTGGTGAAATGTTTGCGTCGCAAGGAAAGGCGGAATGGGGGAAACAAGGAGAGCAGCAAGATTGCCACAGCCAGAGCCAAGCATCCTTGGAGCAGTAAGGACAGGCATTTGAGGAGACTGGAAAGCAACGAGCGGGAGAGGCAGAGAATGCACAAGCTCAACAACGCGTTCCAGGCGTTGCGGGAGGTGATCCCTCATGTGAGAGCAGAGAATAAACTTTCCAAAATAGAGACTCTCACACTAGccaaaaattacattaaatcCTTGACCTCCATTATACTCAATATGTCCAACGGACACtttccagcagcagaagggatggggggagccTGGGGGTCCAAGATGTACCAGCATTATCAGCAGCAACATGGGGATGATGATCATGAGGAACATCTACAGAAATATTCCACAAATTCATAG